In a genomic window of Tursiops truncatus isolate mTurTru1 chromosome 7, mTurTru1.mat.Y, whole genome shotgun sequence:
- the LYPD6B gene encoding ly6/PLAUR domain-containing protein 6B produces MPLLCHALTVAVVQTFIFSENRAFAKNINFYNVRPPLDPTPFPNSFKCFTCENAGDNYNCNRWAEDKWCPQNTRYCLTVHHFTSHGRSTSITKKCASTSECHFVGCHHSRDSEHTVRSICVCSYRPVVS; encoded by the exons ATGCCGCTCCTCTGTCATGCCCTCACTGTAGCTGTGGTCCAGACCTTTATCTTCTCAGAAAACCGGGCATTTGCCAAGAACATCAACTTCTATAACGTGCGGCCTCCTCTTGACC cgacACCATTTCCAAACAGCTTCAAGTGTTTTACCTGTGAAAATGCAGGGGATAATTATAACTGCAATCGATGGGCAGAAGACAAATGGTGCCCACAAA ATACACGGTACTGTTTGACAGTACATCACTTTACCAGTCATGGAAGGAGTACCTCCATCACCAAAAAGTGTGCCTCCACAAGTGAATGTCATTTTGTTGGCTGCCACCACAGCCGAGATTCTGAACACACGGTAAGgagcatatgtgtgtgtagtTATCGTCCTGTGGTTTCTTGA